The following coding sequences are from one Longimicrobiaceae bacterium window:
- a CDS encoding ATP-binding protein has product MMEQAKKRTFLVHRRGGLVVWSGRSRIGKTSTAEWLESEINDRYDPENGDAFRAHYYEVGELGRRAAGHTKQAIRALHHAPLGRLDEGVYRSSSSEDLAQLVIHGLRRRAIEMIFIDEAGLYSIEAIRGLVLVVDWARRLGHRLTLVLIGMDDIERTIGSNPQVNNRVADWVCFEPPRREEIFELIRRASAIFADRTLDDPSTVELIEWLEGTYSSLPGLILPFLDKADALIGTGTYGTVL; this is encoded by the coding sequence ATGATGGAGCAGGCTAAGAAGCGGACGTTTCTTGTTCACAGGCGTGGCGGTCTTGTGGTTTGGTCAGGTCGCTCACGCATCGGCAAGACCAGCACGGCAGAGTGGCTCGAGTCGGAGATCAACGATCGGTACGATCCGGAGAACGGCGATGCGTTTCGGGCTCACTACTACGAGGTGGGCGAACTCGGTCGCCGTGCCGCGGGGCACACGAAGCAGGCGATCCGAGCACTCCACCACGCACCGCTGGGCCGCCTCGACGAAGGTGTATATCGAAGCTCGTCGTCGGAGGACTTGGCGCAACTCGTCATTCACGGACTACGTCGGCGAGCCATCGAAATGATCTTCATCGACGAGGCTGGTCTTTACTCGATCGAGGCGATCCGTGGCCTCGTGCTGGTAGTGGACTGGGCCCGCCGGCTCGGCCATCGACTCACGCTCGTGCTCATCGGCATGGATGATATCGAACGCACCATTGGCTCGAATCCACAGGTCAACAACCGGGTAGCGGACTGGGTATGTTTCGAGCCTCCGAGGCGCGAGGAGATTTTCGAGCTGATTCGGCGGGCCTCTGCAATCTTCGCCGACCGGACTCTCGACGATCCCTCGACAGTCGAGCTCATTGAGTGGCTCGAAGGGACGTACTCGTCTCTGCCCGGTCTCATCCTTCCATTTCTGGACAAAGCCGATGCCCTGATCGGGACGGGAACCTACGGTACGGTTCTTTAG